A stretch of the Medicago truncatula cultivar Jemalong A17 chromosome 5, MtrunA17r5.0-ANR, whole genome shotgun sequence genome encodes the following:
- the LOC112422193 gene encoding uncharacterized protein, with translation MDNDVFEIPPPPTHLIEKKKKKRKHAVLHDVIVIDDDHSTDEKVSISIKGKTHQVIFHDVIDLENDDNSEGLIAEKVSKSNTGKHPENCTEEIPKQLKILKEYMPNIYEQNYPPLHPKDCTEEILQKRRNTLKKYMPNIYEQNYPPLHPKYCTEEILQKRRNTLKKYMPNIYEQNYPPLHPKDCTEEILQKRRNTLKKYMPNIYEQNYPPLHPKYCTEEILQKRRNTLKKYMPNIYEQNVPPVLPKDWTKGIQ, from the exons ATGGACAACGACGTCTTTGAGATTCCTCCTCCCCCAACTCACCTCAtcgaaaagaagaagaagaagaggaaacaT GCCGTTTTGCATGATGTGATTGTCATTGACGACGATCACTCAACTGATGAAAAAGTTAGTATAAGTATCAAGGGGAAGACTCATCAG GTCATTTTCCATGATGTTATTGACCTCGAGAATGACGACAATTCTGAAGGTTTAATTGCTGAAAAAGTTAGTAAAAGTAACACGGGAAAG CATCCTGAAAATTGTACTGAAGAAATCCCAAAACAACTGAAAATTTTGAAGGAATATATGCCGA ACATCTATGAGCAGAATTATCCTCCTCTGCATCCTAAAGATTGTACTGAAGAAATCCTCCAAAAACGGCGGAACACTCTGAAGAAATATATGCCGA ACATCTATGAGCAGAATTATCCTCCTCTGCATCCTAAATATTGTACTGAAGAAATCCTCCAAAAACGGCGGAACACTCTGAAGAAATATATGCCGA ACATCTATGAGCAGAATTATCCTCCTCTGCATCCTAAAGATTGTACTGAAGAAATCCTCCAAAAACGGCGGAACACTCTGAAGAAATATATGCCGA ACATCTATGAGCAGAATTATCCTCCTCTGCATCCTAAATATTGTACTGAAGAAATCCTCCAAAAACGGCGGAACACTCTGAAGAAATATATGCCGA aCATCTATGAGCAGAATGTTCCTCCTGTACTTCCTAAAGACTGGACTAAAGGAATCCAATAA